Below is a genomic region from Phragmites australis chromosome 20, lpPhrAust1.1, whole genome shotgun sequence.
AGATGGGCCCGCCCCTTCAGCCCTGAGCCGAGCCTAGCCCCGAGCTGAGCCGCCCTAAGCCCCTTtcctttttctgatttttttctcccgaTAAAACTTCTAAAGCCCGTTTCTTCTCCGTCATAACTCCATTTTTGACAATttttccaccgatattcatctaaattcgagatctacccaatcatgtaaatttcataatttttgcaatttaattagtttttaatataatcatttgattgattgCTTGTGTGTGCATTTTTGTCGTTTGTTGCGTTTGTTAGAGAAAGGCACGTTCAAAGAAGACCCAGAGGATCCGTAGTTTGACAAAGGAGCGAatgaggacttcaacgaaggcaagtcctacaccgttgatcatgttgatcatATGTTTTCAAAGACAACCCAtagagccattgtttcaaattaTAGGGATTTGCATGCTTAAGTTAATAACtgtgatttaaaaaatatatactaatatagttatgacctagcttgtttatgtcATGTCTTGATATTGTCACATTTATTCCGTTGAAACTCTAGAAGTTctccaacatcaactataatgcttgtttggatgaatgtttactaagcatgcttatgattgctttgctcaaatgAAAGAACCAGGATAgttacatatgttaatcattTCTTTTCAAAAAGTGTGAAGTTTGTGTACTTGTTGTGTGTGTAAGATGTGTTCATGAAAACTCTAGTGTGTTTTTGACGAGGGTGAATAAGGTACCCCACAAAGGTGAGAATTACCTTAGAGCAAGATttacctttgtggtgttcttgctgggaaaCACTTGCATcggtcatataaggaccggttcgctgtgacattCTACCTAGTATTCAATCGTACAATCACATgacctgaatgggcaggacttgacccaaTCCCTTCAacttagttcggtacccactcggaggccggtagtggcaacgGGGACCAGGAAAACACTTGGGCAGTGCGTAacccaaggtccggctggtgatgTTGTTAAGGCTATGTCAGAGCCtcgggattgctaagtggtccttcctGTGAATATTCTAAGGCCCCTGGTATCTCAGTGCCCCAAGAGTGGATATTGTGGCTACGTTGTGAGGACGTTGCATCTCGTTATAATAGtttcaccagttgctaaggtttGAGTCTGtacatatcttgtgggtaaagtgtacaccTCTGCAAAATGTTAAATCTATCtgaatagccgtgtcctcggtcaagaACATGCTATGGTTcgatcacaatgattagcttccggcgtgagtatctccttggCGTGTGAGTGGTCAATGTGCCCGTGCTTTCAAAAAGTGTTGGCTATGTGCCTGGAGTATCCCGAATTGTGTGTCCACCGGCAAAAGAAGTGTGGAAACTGGAGGGATGGAAGTATCTCCCCTAGGGCCAACAACCCCATAAACTCAACTTATGTGTTCCATCAACAATGTTTTAAGATAGTCTCTGAAACTAGTTTTCTGCAAAATCTAAAGACTCTACAACCTTATCTTTGAtctacctttatgcatctaatgtctatgtaataccgaatttttggagaaaaaataaaaagagattTGACCGAATTTTTGACCTTTTGATCCgtggctcgtatggacgatcggagaccgtggttgcgttcatctcgtcgagacgaacccattttgctattcatatgtccgttccgggcactttgtgacccgtagcaagtccaataaatttagaccgttcgttattttaaattaaaaaaaaagaagggataagtactggatggatcggtcctcaacccgatccatccagactcttcaCGCGCcgtgtttttttctctctccagcGTGCTGCACCGTCCCGCCGCCTCTGCGTCGCCGCACCTCTCGATGCCCGTCAGCCGTCGGCGCCACTGCCTGCTCCTGCCGCCGCTGCACTGTGCTGCAccgccggccgccgtcgcctccacctGACCGGCCGCGCCTCGCCGAGCGCCGCGTGCTTGCGCCGCCGCAGCTGCCGTAAGAGAGCAAGCCAAGCCGGCCAGAGAAGAAGCCAAGCAAAGCAGCCGGCCGAAGAGaagcaggaagaagaagccaggaaggaagagaaggaaagaaaaaaaaaagaaaaagaaaagagggggaaaaaagagaagaaaaagaaaaggaggaaaaaatggaaatttcggaatttcgtcggattcgttGTCAATCTTTTGAAggcgatttctcggtaatttctggatGTTTGTGAttgaattaaatcaaatcaatcaattcctgtcgtatcatttcatgtgatcaatagtctgattcgtttcgataattgttattgattcaaagatacgacatccgagtcgaaatattcttttcgttcatcggagtgaagtctaattagtgggaatttttggttcgactctgagttggaaatagtgtatcatttcatgtgatacagttttctgtttagttttccgaaatataggtGTACCGATGGCGTGGACGTTATTCTTtttcggtaattggtttaggtgcTTTTGGCTATTTGGAGTCGGTGTCCGTCGAGGTTTAGCCGTACGTTGTGGCTTATTCTTCGCTCTTTGTCTAAGCTAGAGGGGGGTTCTTACTCGGCGTCTAGCAAGCTAGTTGGTAAATGTCTTTGAAGCCTTCGGTTGTCGAACGCTGGGTTTTGGCGTATTAGCGTGCATCCTCTTTTATTTCGTCCTTGCGGCGTCGTTGTGCTAATGGTGTGCTTGTTCAGGTGGTGTGACCTCACGTCACGACTAGCGCCCgacttcatcgtcggtaaaggcaagtgaatgtattgtatgactacgCTTTAATCTattattgggttgcctacattctttaattacaatgcaTCCATTTGATCTGAATAACTGATTATGAGCtggttactatgttgtttacttttccagaagtttactcgatgattgatttatgaagtgcaataagtacgatatgccattctgcagttgttcattattgttttaTACAATGTTTTTTTAAGTCTCAAGCATTTTCCGagagttatgttggttatgcttgaagcacgtcatacatatacatctcatgcattgaaagtttgtcgtcgtcttctggccgcgaccgtaccagTACAGTATCGTATGTCACCCGATGAGgagtacggtgcacacccttacattacccgaggaggggtaagggtgaggagagcatgtcatgtgcatggttatgtcttcttatgaaattcaatggatcattcgcatcaaatcttatttcctttagttagcttgtatatagatatatatgcggctctgaaggcttataccaaccgaatgttaaaatgtttaatgttatcgttggacttgcttagtcataattgtttctcctagtgttggcggtctgtttcgttactagtttctatttagaattgttagcacattcaactgtggctaaatagctttttgttaaagtacctttcacttgctgagattttcgaatctcacccgtgctttctttccagggtccttttgaggtgtcaaacgcttgcgggatgggtagctacACGTCGCCTGCGCGTTCCCCtttttttgggctaaaattgaTGCCCTGTCAGATATTATCTTTTACCCTGTAATGTATATGTAGTGAGTTTGATGGTGGTTCAGTAGTTTGATCGAGGCTTGTACCTCGTTTGCTAGGATCTTATTTTttttgctagtgtgatattctatatctgTTCTGTCTGGTTTGTTGTTGCCTGTTATACCTCCACTTTCAGGGGAGGTACTGCCGAAATTTTCCCTTAGCTTTCGGCAGATTTGTAGGTTGGTCTAAGTGACCTTCCGGGCTTGTTTTGGTCCCCGGGGTGTTACAGTCTCCCTTTGAGGTAGGGCTTGCttagtaccttatgtactcactcttACTATATGTGGCTTCAGATGATCCAAAGACTGACTTCGTCAAAGGTaaagatgaagaatagaaatGATGGGTTTCGTCCGCACTCAAGCTGCTTGTAGGCTTGTGTCGCTTTTGCGTTATTTCTGTTGTGCTATGaggctttgttttcttttttttttttgaacggtGGGACACATTTCCACAGCCTTCATTGAACGGTGGGACCCATTTCCATGGCATCCATAGTGTTGTGAGACTTTGTTTAATTATGCCTACAGTCTTTTATTGTAATGAATTCTGTATTATACCCTAGTATCGTACTTTAATCAATGTATGCCTATGATGTCTACGTCTGTTGGAAATATGTCCGTACTAGCTACTGATCCAGAGACTGGTATGAGTTCACAAGGTGACCCGAATAAAAGGTCtaacaaaaaaaagaggaacaacagCTGTTAGCATTGTTCCTAATTGTGCTTCTCGCTAGAAGAGCAAAGAAAGTGTCTTTAGCAGGATGGACATGGTAGAGCACTATGGATGAAGTAGGAAGAGTAAAGCAGATATACACAAGGACAATAAGTGCCAAGGTTTGTGAAGTTGCTAATCAAATGATGTATTCAATGCATGGGGCGGGACACTATATacctaataaataaataaataaacaaagatGTAGGTTGTAAGCAGTTGAAACTTGAAAGGCTAGTCAATGATCGAATAACATGAAAACAAGTTTATGCATGCAACTAAAAAGGTAGAAGCgaaaattttataataaaagGCAAAAGCGATGCTAAACGGCAGAGTATCAAATGGTAGTTCCACCTTTAACTATTCTCAAGTGCTTAGTCATCAGAATCTAGCACCATAAATTAATGCAACAGCCAAATTTAGATATAGCATAATATTAAGGTGAACTCCAGTAGATATGATCCCCACTCTCCCAATAAAACCCCAACATCCAGAACAAAGTGACCAAATCGAGTAATGACTTAACAACACTGAACTCCAACTTAAATCATATGAGAAGTGACAAGAAACATAAATGTGAAGGATTGTGAAAGAACATAAATGCGAAGAAATATAATAACTGAAACTTTTCACTGAACCTGAAGATTTTCTGGGAGTTGCAGGGCCAATTCTCATGGGCCTAGTAGAGCAATACACACCGTTCATCTCAGTCATGGCATGTGTCTTCTCCTTGTCATCTCCAAATCTCACAAAACCATAGCCCTTCGATCTACCGGTGTTAGCATCAATAACAACTTTGGCACCTTTGACAGAGGAATACCTGCTGGAGAAAGTCTCCAGTAATGTGGCATCATTGACATCAGAAGCAAGATCGCCTACAAATATGGAATGATCTGAAGCAACATCCGAACGCCTATCCCCCATGCTAAACGATGCCCAATTTAACCTAAAAGGTTGGTCGGTATTTGGCATTATATGACCAGCGAAACCTTCAAGTACTTTCTCAGCTACAGCATGACTGTAGAACTCTACAAATCCATATCCTTCCGACTGTCCAGTCTGCTTATTACGAATAACTTTGATCGCCACAACCTACAACGTATTAAAAGATATTAGTGCACGTTTGGACTTTGGGTATCCagataaagagaaaaaaaatgaaaaaatgcATCAGAAGATACACTTCAGTCAATACACCAAATATCCATCGAACTGACAAAGCAACCCAAGAGTTAAGACTTACTCAGCAGCTGCAACAAACAAGTTTAAAAAAggaacatgtttttttttcctcgttACACCAAAAGTTACCGTGTTTCACCAAATCTTTCTCCAGGGTTCCAATGTTTCTCCATATTTTCATTGAATACAATGATAAAAGAAAAGTAcctttattatttttcttttttattcagtCTGCTATGTGCACGAGTCGATCAAAGCCGTAGCATTAGCTATGTGGCTGTTATTGTTCAGTACCCAAATAAATAAAGCATATCTTTAAATATGTTTTATCATGCAAACAACACGTTAGAATCACTTTTGTACAAACGGAAAAACACCCATGATATTAAAAACCCAAAAACCTAAAAGGAAATCTACCAATCAAAACTGCAACAGATAAAGATAAAACATCACGGATGCAGCCATCAAGGCGCACATTTCCGCAGGCCAGTACAGGAAGGCATCGCCGCAGCCAATCTGACGAACTGAGCGCACGGGGCACTGCCAAGTTCCCAGTTTCAGCTCGCAGATCCATGCCTGCCGTTTGCCCAGCGGTTGCTCAGCCATTTCCTTTTCCAGCACAGTGACTGACCCAATCATATGTACCCATATCTGCAACTGCAACTGCAACTGCAACTACCTATACTTGTTTGTCTTAagatccctctctctctctctcctacctCGCGCAGCGCAAGAAACGAACCGCATTTTGGAAACGAATCCGCACATCAAAATGCCATTTTTAGTTAGCTGAGAAGCAAACGAACACACCTTCGTGCCTGTCACAGGCTTGTCAcatcaagaaaagaaagagtCACAGGCCAGTGGAAAAGaaacggttttttttttttttttgcggcgTTGGCTCGGGGACAgcgtggccgtggccgtggccgtggccaAGATCTGGACTTGGGAGGGGGGCGCGCGCGCCCGTGCTCACCTCGCCGGTGTAGCCGAAGCAGCTGTGGAGGTAGTTCTCGTCCATCCAGTAATGGAGGTCGCCAACCCAGATGGTCTTGTTCTCCTCCTGCCCGGCCTGCGCGGCGGGGGAGCCCACCGCGACGGCGGCCACGGGCGCCGcccgcgacggcggcggcgcgacaGCGTGGAACGGCACAAAGTGCGCCGCCGCGAACTGGGGCTGCGCCGGCGACATCTGGTGCGGCATCACCATGGCCGCGGCCCCGGGAGGCGGCGCGAACGGCATGGCCACCCAATGAGGCGGCACCACCGCtgccggcggcggaggcggcgcacCCACcaccggctgctgctgctgcttctgcacGTCGCCCCCGCCATTCACCGCCACCGCCTGCATGGTCCCTTACTTCACCTGAGctccggagagagagagagagagagagagagagagagagagagagagagagttgcttGTGATGAGACGAGACAAATTTTTGGAGgcgagaggagggagggagcagGAGCAGCTCCCGGTAGGTGAGGGGGAGAAGGCTAAATAaagcaggcggcggcggaggataTGGGGGAGCGGGAGCCGTCCGATGGAGCCCGTGGAGGGCTTGGAGGCCGTCGGTTAGGGATTTTGACCGGATCCACGTCGATGTCGGCCTGAACCGGCCCCTGCGGGCTACACGTAGAGTCGTTTCTAAATTTCGACTAGGGTGCGGATGGGGATGGAGCGAAGGAGCGGTCGAGATGATAACGATCAaagcaaacatatatttaatgGGGAAATAAATAAACTCAAGTGAGAAAATCGTGAAGAAAAGTCATTACTACATAAACTGTTTTTAGAGTTGGCTTGTACTTACTCGTTTTTCTAGTCGGGGTTCAAACCGAGATCACGAAGAAGACTGTATacgagaaagaagaagaaaaatgagcaaCTACTccaattaattataaaaatcgATTGCTATAATATTTATTACAGTTACCATGAACTAATGgataaatttgattttttttttctaaaaaacgtTCTTTCTCCTACGAGCAGGAGAGATGATCTATTTTGAGCCCTGCTGGACAAACTGCATCAAGGTTGAGGGTTTTTCAATCCATCTCCGGTTTAGTTCTACACAATATACAATATATCAAGGGTATAACTTTCTAGGCGCTTCATTGCAacgagtgtgtgtgtgtgtgtatatatatatatatatatatatatatatatatatatatatatatatatatatatatatatatatatatatatatatatatatatatatatatatatatattatatatatatatatataatatatatgacacctattctatactcctaggagtatgtactcccacatgcaatataccacctaaacaaacactttatactcttttatcatttttagtatactctaatactaattctaagatactccaatatgagttgtatgaaaaaaaaattcaatgttagcctttcatttttgctatatactcttttttatacataaaagaagtatatacgcaaattatgataaaaatcatggaatttcataaaaattttcgtgggatttgtattgtagtatcttataattactaatgaagtatatttaaagtgataaagaagtataacacacgtgtaaaagtggtatatgagaggtgggagtacatacacccaggagtacatactagttttcctatatatatatatatataggaaaactagtatgtactcctgggtgtatgtactcccacctctcatataccacttttacacgtgtgttatacttctttatcactttaaatatacttcattagtaattataagatactacaatacaaatcccacgaaaatttttatgaaattccatgatttttatcataatttgcgtatatacttcttttatgtataaaaaagagtatatagcaaaaatgaaaggctaacattgaatttttttttcatacaactcatattggagtatcttagaattagtattagagtatactaaaaatgataaaagagtataaagtgtttgtttaggtggtatattgcatgtgggagtacatactcctaggagtatagaataggtgtcctatatatatatatatatatatatatatatatatatatatatacacggtgAGGCTATTCTGCGCCTATGCGTAGTTGCTATTCGCACTGCGTACATTctcagttacaacccgaaacactgtgagttacaacttgttaggtagatcagttacaacttattaggtagatcagttacaacttcgTGTCCAGAaattacaacttcacgtccagaaatgcataattgtaacacgagaagctaacactgtgagttataacttgtaattcgcactgcgcatatctcccagttacaacccgaaacactatgagttacaacttgttaggtagaccagttacaacttcacgtccagaaatacataattgcaacacaagaAGCTGACAccgtgagttacaacttgttatttgcactgcgtacatcccccagttacaactcaaaacactgtgagttacaacttgttaggtagactagttacaacttcacgttcataaatgcataattgcaacataggaagctaacactgtgagttacaacttgttattcacaACTGCGCACATcctccagttacaacccgaaacactgtgagttacaacttgtgagATGTACGCAGACATAAACTACAGTAAACATACTTGCAGAATATACATACTCGCCCTCATGTGACTGGTCGCTTGCCTAGTCCAACCCTTCCCCCACTAGCCCAACTTGCTTCACGCGTTGGCTGAGAATGCATCGCCTAGGCTGCGTCAACCTGGGTCGTGCGATGGGTGACAGGCGTAGGCTGCTCGGCCACATGGCCCATGGGCTGGTGGCAGGCATAGGCGGCCACGTAGCACTAGCCCATATGGGATGTTTCTGCCTCTGAGCTGACTAGCAGGTCGTGCAGCATAGACAAAAACTAGTGAATACTAACATACTAACATTACCATGATACTATTTAACAACCTACTGATCACTAACTGTTAAACAAAAATTACTGATACTGTAGAATAACTATTGATACTCCTAACAACTGCTGACCACTAGGGGCATGAACTAGCTGCTGACAATTACTTAAATAAACTACGAAACAAAAACTATTAACACTAGTAAACAACCACTAATATTACTGATAACTACTGACACACATAAT
It encodes:
- the LOC133902070 gene encoding polyadenylate-binding protein RBP47-like, producing MQAVAVNGGGDVQKQQQQPVVGAPPPPPAAVVPPHWVAMPFAPPPGAAAMVMPHQMSPAQPQFAAAHFVPFHAVAPPPSRAAPVAAVAVGSPAAQAGQEENKTIWVGDLHYWMDENYLHSCFGYTGEVVAIKVIRNKQTGQSEGYGFVEFYSHAVAEKVLEGFAGHIMPNTDQPFRLNWASFSMGDRRSDVASDHSIFVGDLASDVNDATLLETFSSRYSSVKGAKVVIDANTGRSKGYGFVRFGDDKEKTHAMTEMNGVYCSTRPMRIGPATPRKSSGTSGSAGSSARSDGGDLTNTTVFVGGLDPNVNEEVLRQTFSQYGEISSVKIPVGKQCGFVQFAQRKNAEDALQGLNGSIIGKQTVRLSWGRNPANKQFRGDNGNQRNNGMYYAASPFYTGYGYPAAPFPDPGMYAAATAYGAYPFYGNRQQVS